A single genomic interval of Nostoc commune NIES-4072 harbors:
- a CDS encoding lysylphosphatidylglycerol synthase transmembrane domain-containing protein: MKIKPIIFIKTTVSIGLLAFVFTRIDFSQAWTQFKHLSLPFIILALVYYTGCQLLSCWRWQVVLNSSGHSAPMSSLLNSYFAGMFLNIFLPGALGGDVYRVYRVAQVTKDSEVALVSVFLERFTGLAALSALALIGLPPAFQLIGRWDIILLFLACVGALLGAVLLISSPNLLILAEPWLEKFRLGKVAARFAKIQILLRKFAQDRTALAVSMGLSMLLQLAIVYYHYLVAQQLKIPISYLQLLVFIPIIVVVTLLPISLGGLGLKEGLWIYLFNRIGLTTEQALLLSLTITALSWLLSLPGAFILLLDSTGFQLARQGKME; this comes from the coding sequence ATGAAAATCAAACCAATCATATTCATCAAAACAACAGTAAGTATTGGTCTACTTGCTTTTGTATTTACTCGCATAGACTTTAGTCAAGCTTGGACTCAGTTTAAACATTTATCTTTACCCTTTATCATCCTAGCTTTAGTCTATTACACTGGTTGCCAATTGTTGAGTTGCTGGCGCTGGCAGGTTGTTCTTAATTCGAGCGGTCATTCAGCACCAATGAGCAGTTTGCTGAACAGCTATTTTGCAGGAATGTTTCTCAACATTTTTTTGCCAGGCGCTCTTGGAGGAGATGTATATCGTGTTTATAGAGTTGCTCAAGTAACGAAAGATTCAGAAGTTGCATTAGTATCTGTATTTTTAGAAAGATTTACCGGGTTAGCAGCTTTATCTGCTTTGGCTTTAATTGGTTTGCCTCCCGCTTTTCAATTAATAGGACGCTGGGATATTATTTTGTTATTTCTTGCTTGTGTAGGTGCTTTATTAGGAGCAGTATTACTCATATCAAGTCCCAACCTATTAATATTAGCAGAACCTTGGTTAGAAAAGTTTCGCCTCGGCAAAGTAGCTGCTCGTTTTGCTAAAATTCAAATTTTGTTGCGAAAATTCGCTCAGGATCGTACAGCCCTAGCTGTATCAATGGGGTTATCAATGTTACTCCAATTGGCTATAGTTTATTACCACTACCTTGTGGCGCAACAGTTAAAAATACCTATTTCTTATTTACAGCTTTTAGTATTTATTCCCATCATCGTAGTAGTTACCTTGCTGCCCATATCTTTAGGAGGGCTGGGTCTAAAAGAAGGTTTATGGATTTACCTGTTCAATCGTATTGGCTTAACTACAGAACAGGCTCTGCTGTTATCCTTAACAATTACAGCCTTAAGCTGGCTGTTGAGCTTGCCAGGAGCTTTTATTTTGCTTTTGGATTCAACAGGATTTCAATTAGCAAGGCAAGGAAAAATGGAATGA
- a CDS encoding ArnT family glycosyltransferase, with the protein MERSERWLPLGLILALGLLLGSLIFSIWEKIPTSVERVNWSQQAQWIGPQTPNYRFYTRNTFNLPDNAKAGWLRLSADNDFSLYVNNRPIARENSVLNNSLGLGAGLRIPFQGINDSNHYNTKTSVNYLLASSNDWKLTAYIDITRHLRPGKNVIALEIQKGQTTPRVVVEGCVYPTDDATPISLSTGETTWRVSNLSETRQSLQWFDRDFSDENWPEAKVLGSVREATYSRLSKNLFDRPLQGNWITGNQNSQGQVWLRGSWQIPIDQISRAYIRFAGQGAYSLLINGNLVNSYTKGNSNQLHLLEITSLLKPGNNTLAVSLISSLNTVLTETNSINPNSILNFFLDGWAETTTGEIVGEITTDNTWTGLNQLVSKWTEGAGEDKPVSLLGKPKAEGFQRNFEGNAYLLNYPNYLWHQSLWLIGGVVFAIIYASLLGLWLGYGNRWWDNFVAGSAILSPTTLFLAAIGLLKHRFAEAEVGLLFAQPNSNYVILFGFTAIIVLTLVYIRINRKINKLPLSLIWFSLGLVACVSFSLASGGNIFLVFSLAFVAAIIAYIFVWMQRREESPIQVLQDKFNLIQQRWSIWGEWIFLILIVSVGFGLRVHNLGFIDLDSDENTSLDAARGILRTGTPIATSGIWYTRGPFYHYLLALWLRLLGDSIVNARLLSALWGTATLILVYIFARQLTGKVWIALLVTAILAINPWELWYSRNIRFYQVLQCLTILSLWSFFKGFIEKSGKYYQYLFFIALTLTLITQEISLTLMPVFLIGFLYFYRPFSLLQDWHIILGCVVTLTIFIYDLGFAAIRLLTPLAAISDSTASYLRLHFSDVTMLISNIFIGSNRMQIIYSYFFCIGILYFFKKSNLILSFFFILFISQVIIVTLLTYQLEERYIYSVYPIFILLAIYSMICLVETIGDHLQVTTNGFIPVRNAMLISSLIIIIVNSQPTEVLAAYSEVINRSNTKIFGYIQQHKNSADIVISPTPSFAAINLNGLDYFLMGTEYLDAIYWHNGKLIDRWAGGVVVNNIDQINHILEKHQRVWIHIDDARRGRFERTTWEYIETLGKPVIDSFGTRLRFWQLEDGLPKVIPNQGKDLGAY; encoded by the coding sequence ATGGAACGTTCAGAGCGTTGGTTGCCATTGGGCTTGATATTAGCTTTAGGATTACTATTGGGAAGTTTGATATTTTCTATTTGGGAGAAAATACCTACTTCTGTAGAGCGCGTAAATTGGTCACAACAAGCCCAATGGATTGGGCCTCAAACACCTAACTACCGTTTTTATACACGCAATACCTTTAACTTACCTGATAATGCAAAAGCAGGCTGGCTAAGATTAAGTGCTGATAATGACTTTAGTTTATATGTAAATAACAGACCTATAGCAAGAGAAAATAGTGTTCTCAATAATTCTCTTGGATTAGGTGCAGGATTGAGAATACCTTTTCAAGGCATTAATGATAGTAATCATTACAATACTAAAACATCAGTCAATTATTTACTGGCTAGTTCCAATGATTGGAAATTAACAGCATATATAGACATAACTCGTCATTTACGTCCAGGTAAAAATGTTATTGCATTAGAAATTCAAAAAGGACAAACTACTCCTCGTGTAGTTGTTGAGGGGTGTGTTTATCCTACAGATGATGCTACACCGATTAGTTTATCAACAGGAGAAACCACCTGGAGAGTTTCTAATCTGTCAGAAACTCGTCAATCTCTCCAATGGTTTGACCGAGATTTTTCAGATGAAAATTGGCCAGAAGCTAAGGTACTGGGTTCAGTTCGAGAAGCAACTTACAGTCGCTTAAGTAAAAATTTGTTTGACCGCCCTCTACAGGGAAATTGGATTACAGGAAATCAAAATTCTCAAGGACAAGTATGGCTCAGAGGTAGTTGGCAGATACCAATAGATCAGATTTCTCGCGCTTATATTCGATTTGCTGGGCAAGGTGCATATTCTCTGTTAATCAACGGCAATCTTGTTAATAGTTACACAAAGGGAAATAGCAACCAACTGCATCTTTTAGAAATTACAAGCTTGCTTAAACCTGGAAATAATACATTAGCTGTAAGCTTAATTAGCTCACTAAATACAGTATTAACAGAGACTAACTCTATTAACCCTAATAGTATTCTTAATTTCTTTCTAGATGGATGGGCAGAAACAACAACAGGCGAAATTGTTGGCGAAATTACTACTGATAATACTTGGACAGGTTTAAATCAACTTGTATCTAAGTGGACAGAAGGTGCTGGTGAGGATAAACCTGTAAGTCTTTTAGGTAAACCTAAAGCAGAAGGTTTCCAACGCAATTTTGAAGGTAATGCCTATCTGCTCAATTACCCTAATTATTTATGGCATCAAAGTCTATGGTTAATAGGAGGAGTTGTCTTTGCAATAATTTATGCTTCACTTTTAGGTTTATGGCTGGGATATGGGAATCGTTGGTGGGATAACTTTGTTGCAGGATCTGCAATACTCTCACCAACTACTTTGTTTTTAGCCGCCATTGGTTTGCTGAAACATCGCTTTGCAGAAGCAGAGGTTGGATTATTGTTTGCCCAGCCAAACAGTAACTACGTAATATTATTTGGGTTTACAGCCATAATTGTATTGACATTAGTTTACATTCGCATCAATAGAAAGATTAATAAATTACCTCTATCTTTGATTTGGTTCTCGCTGGGTTTAGTGGCTTGTGTTAGTTTCAGCTTGGCATCGGGTGGAAATATCTTTCTTGTCTTTAGTTTAGCGTTTGTAGCAGCGATTATTGCGTACATTTTCGTTTGGATGCAGAGACGGGAAGAATCACCAATCCAAGTATTGCAAGATAAATTTAATCTTATACAGCAGAGATGGTCTATTTGGGGCGAGTGGATATTTCTCATCCTCATCGTCAGTGTAGGGTTTGGGCTAAGGGTTCATAACCTCGGTTTTATCGACTTAGACTCTGATGAAAATACTTCCCTAGATGCTGCTAGAGGTATCTTACGCACGGGCACACCTATAGCTACTTCTGGTATTTGGTACACTCGTGGCCCTTTTTATCACTACTTGCTGGCTCTTTGGTTACGACTATTGGGAGATTCTATAGTTAATGCTCGTTTGTTATCCGCACTTTGGGGTACAGCTACTCTAATTTTAGTCTATATATTTGCTCGTCAGCTTACTGGAAAAGTTTGGATTGCTCTACTAGTAACAGCAATTTTAGCTATCAACCCTTGGGAACTTTGGTATTCACGCAATATCCGGTTTTACCAGGTTCTACAATGTCTAACTATTCTATCTTTGTGGTCATTCTTCAAGGGTTTTATTGAAAAATCTGGAAAGTATTATCAATACCTTTTCTTTATCGCTCTTACTTTAACCTTAATAACTCAAGAGATTAGCTTAACTCTAATGCCAGTATTCTTAATTGGTTTCCTTTATTTTTATCGTCCGTTTAGCTTGTTGCAAGACTGGCACATTATCTTAGGATGTGTAGTTACTTTAACTATTTTTATATATGACCTTGGTTTTGCGGCTATCCGTCTTTTAACTCCTTTAGCTGCAATATCTGACAGTACGGCTAGTTATCTAAGGCTACATTTTTCTGATGTCACAATGCTAATTTCCAATATATTTATTGGTTCTAATAGGATGCAAATAATTTATAGTTACTTCTTCTGTATAGGAATACTTTACTTTTTTAAAAAATCCAACCTTATATTATCTTTCTTTTTTATTTTGTTTATATCTCAAGTAATTATTGTAACACTTCTTACTTATCAATTAGAAGAACGCTACATTTACAGTGTTTATCCAATATTTATTTTGCTAGCTATTTATAGCATGATATGTTTAGTAGAAACTATTGGGGATCACTTACAGGTAACAACAAATGGATTTATACCTGTTAGAAATGCTATGTTGATATCTAGTTTGATAATAATAATTGTCAACTCACAACCAACTGAAGTATTAGCGGCTTATTCAGAAGTAATTAATAGAAGTAATACTAAAATTTTTGGGTATATACAACAACATAAAAATTCAGCAGATATAGTTATTTCACCTACACCTTCATTTGCTGCAATTAACTTAAACGGGTTAGATTATTTTTTAATGGGAACAGAGTATTTAGATGCTATTTACTGGCATAACGGAAAATTAATTGATAGGTGGGCTGGTGGAGTAGTAGTCAATAATATAGATCAAATAAATCATATATTAGAAAAACATCAACGTGTCTGGATTCATATAGATGATGCCAGAAGAGGGAGATTTGAACGTACTACTTGGGAGTATATCGAAACATTAGGTAAACCAGTTATAGATAGTTTTGGAACTCGTTTGCGATTTTGGCAGCTAGAAGATGGATTACCAAAAGTTATACCCAATCAAGGCAAAGATTTAGGTGCTTATTAA
- a CDS encoding tetratricopeptide repeat protein, whose product MNQSYWTNRFFAFINWFNRERVTLLIGSILLLLGAIYPWYRLPPETLEAFGTNLFWANAVRVPLALCAIAGFTYTFIFHIRQAPRLVFWGALIPILLFPYFITTWSPAVSFIAAEYYNQGEKVSSHVDKNFSEVQAQWKQNIVLDNPDIPTSTFGLKIEDSRFFQLPSWDKVILEGFSYKNSFFAFIGQGWSFSLIGVLICLMGFYLAWEQQGINSLTKDMKILVPVSLLLFSAILGSHIYFNIINYQLNVQFAKGEYSQVVNTSQVLTRLYPPLQGDEEFLERLARAELYTDVPEPGLVNFIQGLENYKDSNFLEAESYFQKSLEIQPNRFLVRGYLVAALLNRGTNYFNEPNTRNAGTAADIFEKAFSIFPGHVEALYDLMLARVVNGEFQKSAEVAKKIIDGQKYFQEPGIGLMGQAYVHLTWNEYNKGNISKTWERYRQSVDTKAWNESGIEE is encoded by the coding sequence ATGAATCAAAGTTATTGGACTAACAGATTTTTTGCCTTTATTAATTGGTTTAATCGAGAAAGGGTTACTCTGTTAATCGGCTCTATTTTACTATTACTAGGAGCCATCTATCCTTGGTATCGGTTACCTCCAGAAACCCTAGAAGCATTCGGTACAAATCTATTTTGGGCAAATGCTGTGAGAGTGCCATTAGCTTTGTGTGCGATCGCAGGTTTTACTTACACTTTTATATTTCATATTCGACAAGCTCCACGCTTAGTTTTTTGGGGTGCATTAATACCAATCTTACTTTTTCCCTATTTCATTACAACTTGGTCGCCTGCTGTATCTTTTATTGCAGCAGAGTACTATAACCAGGGAGAAAAAGTATCATCTCATGTAGACAAAAATTTCTCAGAAGTTCAAGCTCAATGGAAACAGAATATAGTTTTAGATAATCCAGATATTCCTACTTCTACTTTTGGCCTAAAAATTGAGGATAGCCGATTTTTTCAACTTCCATCATGGGATAAAGTTATCCTTGAAGGATTTAGCTATAAAAATAGTTTTTTTGCTTTTATTGGACAAGGTTGGAGCTTTAGCCTAATTGGAGTGCTAATCTGTCTAATGGGCTTTTATCTAGCCTGGGAACAGCAGGGAATTAATTCTCTAACTAAAGACATGAAAATATTAGTGCCTGTGAGCTTACTATTATTTTCTGCTATTTTAGGCTCTCACATTTATTTTAATATTATTAATTATCAATTAAATGTGCAGTTTGCCAAAGGTGAATATTCTCAAGTAGTAAACACCAGCCAAGTTTTAACAAGATTGTATCCACCTTTGCAGGGAGATGAAGAATTTTTAGAGCGCCTGGCTAGAGCAGAGTTATATACAGATGTTCCTGAACCAGGATTAGTTAATTTCATTCAAGGTCTAGAAAATTATAAAGATAGTAATTTTTTAGAAGCAGAAAGCTATTTTCAAAAATCTTTAGAGATTCAGCCTAACCGCTTTTTAGTAAGAGGATATTTGGTTGCAGCACTTCTAAATCGAGGAACCAATTATTTCAACGAACCTAATACTAGGAATGCTGGCACAGCAGCAGATATTTTTGAAAAAGCATTCAGCATATTTCCGGGTCATGTTGAGGCTTTATATGACCTGATGCTAGCCAGGGTTGTTAATGGAGAATTTCAGAAATCGGCTGAAGTTGCTAAAAAAATTATAGATGGCCAGAAGTACTTTCAAGAACCAGGGATTGGTTTAATGGGACAAGCCTATGTCCATCTAACTTGGAATGAATATAACAAAGGCAATATTAGTAAAACCTGGGAAAGATACCGTCAATCGGTTGATACCAAAGCTTGGAATGAATCAGGAATAGAGGAATAA
- a CDS encoding efflux RND transporter periplasmic adaptor subunit, translating into MTQQRLLLTRGILTTCVVAPLGLMGILSFTVLFPALKDPGSRFYSSGFGYPALQRMAGKPIQVETALVASKALEDNLAAPGESVGMQQVNVRSLVSGPVEKLFVEEGQWVRRGQPLLQLQKAPFVNQVNTARNNLAIAEKNLATVQSSVSQRLSDLKEDVRSAQDRFYTAKTRLRTIDKLADQELNNNVQAAQVRVVTAEEKLRQIKILADQGAISKFQLYDMQDIYATRKRELAAAQQGIISTQSQQFTNQDFYIARQNDLISSQQALSLAQQTLDKDVKNARLTVDNRRIELQEALRNLSRTVIYASTDGLVSSVNINAGEIADARDRNSLVTLTQNVVFKAYIDQARLNAVKVGNNAIVRLVAYPGRTFEGRVIQLNPTVQTNTNKPSKVGIDRQFTYSVWVAVNNLQMPPGLQGYVQFTDQSRTALMIPESSVTHLSAGEGMVMVAEAGKAVVKKVRLGRTFDNQREVLEGLKPGEQVVPSPLALNPGDRLEAKSALLPIAERN; encoded by the coding sequence ATGACACAACAACGTCTTCTTTTAACTCGCGGGATTCTCACTACTTGCGTAGTAGCCCCTTTAGGTTTAATGGGGATTTTAAGCTTTACCGTACTTTTTCCTGCTCTCAAAGACCCAGGATCTAGATTTTACTCTTCAGGTTTTGGTTATCCAGCTTTACAACGTATGGCTGGCAAACCTATTCAAGTAGAAACTGCGTTAGTCGCGTCAAAAGCTTTAGAGGATAATCTAGCCGCTCCTGGTGAATCTGTTGGTATGCAGCAGGTGAATGTTCGTTCTTTAGTATCGGGGCCTGTAGAAAAACTTTTCGTTGAGGAAGGGCAATGGGTGCGCCGAGGTCAACCTCTGCTTCAGTTACAAAAAGCTCCCTTTGTAAATCAAGTAAATACGGCTCGCAATAATCTCGCTATTGCGGAAAAGAACCTTGCAACCGTGCAAAGCTCCGTATCACAAAGGTTATCAGACTTGAAAGAGGATGTTAGGTCTGCTCAAGACAGGTTTTATACAGCTAAAACTAGATTAAGAACAATTGACAAACTTGCAGATCAAGAATTAAACAACAATGTGCAGGCTGCTCAGGTAAGGGTAGTGACTGCTGAAGAGAAACTTAGACAAATTAAAATTTTAGCAGATCAAGGAGCAATATCCAAGTTTCAACTCTATGATATGCAAGATATCTATGCAACTCGCAAAAGAGAACTAGCAGCTGCTCAACAGGGAATTATTAGTACCCAAAGCCAGCAATTTACTAACCAAGATTTCTACATTGCTCGCCAAAACGACTTGATTTCTTCTCAGCAAGCTCTGTCATTAGCCCAGCAGACACTAGATAAAGATGTAAAAAATGCTCGGCTAACAGTTGACAACAGGAGAATAGAACTCCAAGAGGCTCTGAGAAATTTAAGTAGAACAGTTATATATGCTAGCACCGATGGTTTAGTGAGTTCGGTAAATATTAATGCTGGGGAAATAGCGGATGCACGAGACCGTAACTCGTTAGTAACCTTAACTCAGAATGTTGTATTTAAGGCTTACATTGATCAAGCTAGGCTTAACGCTGTGAAAGTGGGCAATAACGCTATAGTCCGGTTAGTAGCATACCCTGGACGTACTTTTGAAGGAAGAGTCATTCAGCTCAATCCAACCGTACAAACTAATACCAATAAGCCTAGTAAAGTGGGTATTGACCGACAATTTACTTATTCTGTTTGGGTTGCTGTTAATAATTTACAAATGCCTCCAGGTTTGCAAGGTTATGTGCAGTTTACTGATCAAAGTAGAACAGCTTTAATGATTCCAGAAAGTTCTGTTACTCATTTGTCTGCTGGTGAAGGTATGGTGATGGTTGCCGAAGCAGGCAAAGCTGTCGTGAAAAAAGTCAGGTTAGGAAGAACATTTGATAATCAACGCGAAGTACTAGAAGGCTTAAAACCTGGAGAACAGGTAGTACCTTCTCCCTTAGCTCTAAATCCAGGCGATCGCCTAGAAGCTAAGTCTGCATTATTGCCAATCGCAGAGAGAAATTAG
- a CDS encoding glycosyltransferase family 4 protein gives MNIEDKHILVVTSVYPMTADGNHGAFVREAILRLQATGAKFTVFAPAYEGSKSHVLDGVKVYRFRYCPKRFENLARDGAPTKLQRQPLYLIAAAFYILFGMLQLFWVCCKEKPNLLQIHWPFPHGLIALPASILLDIPMVFSFHGAELMLANKFSFVTHILRWLVPLAKGVTANSSFTSGLIRKIYDGPVTVIPYGMTIKPKPPKKRSPEEVRSLLFVGRLDERKGLRYLLAALPSVLAKYPVRLRIVGKGILEDEIKSQCDAIGLNDVVDFLGFVSKEELADEYAGCDIFVLPAIVDSKGDTEGLGIVIIEALAHQKPVIASAVGGIVDVIHSGTTGLLVPEKDPEALAQAILTLLSNPTKAQTMGQQGLADIQVRFNWHHITPMWQQVLANALNNTVTGKATGTIA, from the coding sequence ATGAATATTGAAGATAAACACATTCTTGTTGTCACTTCTGTATATCCTATGACTGCTGACGGCAATCATGGTGCTTTTGTACGTGAGGCAATTTTACGCTTGCAAGCAACAGGGGCTAAATTTACAGTATTTGCTCCTGCCTACGAAGGTTCTAAAAGCCACGTATTAGATGGAGTAAAAGTATATCGCTTTCGCTACTGTCCAAAACGTTTTGAAAATTTGGCAAGAGATGGTGCTCCTACCAAGTTGCAAAGACAGCCTCTTTATTTGATAGCTGCTGCTTTTTATATCTTGTTTGGTATGTTGCAATTGTTTTGGGTATGTTGCAAGGAAAAGCCAAATTTACTCCAGATTCATTGGCCTTTTCCTCATGGGTTAATTGCTTTACCTGCGAGTATATTATTAGATATTCCGATGGTATTTAGTTTCCACGGAGCCGAACTCATGTTAGCTAATAAGTTCAGCTTTGTGACACATATCCTCCGTTGGTTAGTGCCTCTGGCTAAAGGTGTGACAGCCAATTCTTCTTTTACTAGTGGGTTGATTCGTAAAATTTATGATGGGCCTGTTACCGTTATCCCTTACGGTATGACTATAAAGCCAAAGCCACCTAAAAAACGTTCCCCAGAGGAAGTGCGATCGCTCCTGTTTGTTGGTAGGTTAGATGAACGTAAAGGTTTGCGATATTTATTAGCAGCTCTACCTTCGGTTCTAGCGAAATATCCTGTACGCTTACGCATTGTGGGTAAGGGAATTCTCGAAGATGAGATTAAATCACAGTGTGATGCAATAGGTCTAAATGATGTAGTAGATTTCCTTGGCTTTGTTAGCAAAGAAGAATTAGCTGATGAATACGCTGGATGTGACATATTTGTACTACCGGCAATTGTAGATAGCAAGGGCGATACTGAAGGCTTAGGAATAGTAATAATAGAAGCTTTAGCCCACCAAAAGCCTGTAATTGCAAGTGCTGTAGGCGGAATTGTCGATGTAATCCATTCTGGAACTACAGGATTATTAGTACCAGAAAAAGACCCAGAAGCTTTAGCACAAGCAATCTTGACTTTATTATCCAATCCCACTAAAGCCCAAACAATGGGTCAACAAGGTTTAGCAGATATACAAGTTCGTTTTAACTGGCATCACATTACACCTATGTGGCAGCAAGTATTGGCAAACGCATTGAACAACACTGTAACCGGAAAAGCTACCGGAACTATTGCTTAG
- a CDS encoding glycosyltransferase family 2 protein, protein MVTTTARGIIENSYLKQDRLHHNSSVTIVIPCLNEEGNLERLLLNIEETFEDMGFSLPVLVVDDGSTDNSYQILKQMSEKCDYLRIIRHPYRLGVTGVWKTALDDVKTDWIFWGQADLESDPRTDLPLLLKACVPGVDAVAGWRQKRGDGKILASKLANTTCRLLFGLKIHDMNWIKLVRRDLLSTLPVETITHRYLLAVLAAQKYNVIEVATPWHPRHSGTSKFGKKRLLTSAIDFVKLWWWFQTQGRLINQRQDKKIDSAINYVGVIQQEIV, encoded by the coding sequence ATGGTTACTACAACTGCTAGAGGCATAATTGAAAATTCATATCTTAAACAAGATAGATTGCATCATAATTCTTCAGTTACTATAGTTATTCCATGTCTTAATGAAGAAGGAAATTTAGAAAGACTCCTACTTAATATAGAAGAAACATTTGAGGATATGGGCTTTAGTTTGCCAGTACTAGTGGTTGATGATGGTAGTACAGATAATAGCTATCAAATCCTCAAGCAAATGAGTGAAAAATGCGATTATTTAAGAATAATTCGCCATCCCTACAGGCTTGGTGTAACTGGAGTATGGAAGACGGCATTAGATGATGTCAAAACTGATTGGATATTTTGGGGACAAGCAGACTTAGAGTCAGATCCTCGGACTGACTTACCATTACTATTAAAAGCTTGTGTACCAGGGGTAGATGCAGTGGCTGGTTGGCGGCAAAAACGGGGTGATGGGAAGATTCTTGCTTCTAAATTAGCTAATACCACTTGTCGTTTACTCTTCGGTTTAAAAATCCATGATATGAACTGGATTAAACTAGTCCGTCGTGATTTATTATCGACTCTGCCAGTAGAAACAATTACCCATCGCTACTTATTGGCAGTATTAGCAGCACAGAAATATAACGTTATAGAAGTTGCTACACCTTGGCATCCTCGGCACTCTGGAACAAGCAAATTTGGCAAAAAGCGTCTTCTTACTTCAGCTATTGATTTTGTCAAGTTATGGTGGTGGTTTCAAACTCAAGGTCGTCTAATTAATCAACGCCAAGATAAAAAGATTGATTCAGCTATAAACTATGTTGGTGTTATTCAACAGGAAATAGTCTAA
- a CDS encoding DUF305 domain-containing protein → MQLLSLRNGFLALTLTAIASAGGLITGCTNTASQNQSQTLKETVTNANDKQMMNHGSGMNHNMGMDLGPADANFDLRFIDAMIPHHQGAVEMANVAQQKSKRPEIKKLADNIIKSQNQEITQMKQWRQAWYPKAGEKPIAYNSQMGHTMEMSSDQMKTMMMSQDLGAADAEFDLRFINAMIPHHEGAVTMAQDALSKSKRPEIKQLAQEIIKAQNIEIKQMQQWRKSWYNK, encoded by the coding sequence ATGCAACTGCTATCTTTGAGGAATGGGTTTTTGGCGTTAACATTAACTGCGATCGCTTCAGCAGGTGGGTTAATCACAGGCTGTACCAATACTGCTTCCCAGAACCAAAGCCAAACCCTAAAGGAAACTGTCACTAATGCTAATGACAAGCAGATGATGAATCACGGTAGTGGCATGAATCACAATATGGGAATGGATTTAGGCCCAGCCGATGCTAATTTTGATTTAAGATTTATCGACGCTATGATACCACACCATCAAGGGGCTGTGGAAATGGCGAATGTTGCGCAACAGAAATCAAAACGTCCTGAAATCAAAAAATTAGCAGACAATATCATCAAATCGCAAAACCAAGAAATCACTCAGATGAAGCAGTGGCGACAAGCTTGGTATCCCAAGGCGGGAGAGAAACCAATAGCTTACAACAGTCAAATGGGTCATACGATGGAAATGTCGTCTGACCAAATGAAAACTATGATGATGAGTCAGGATTTAGGTGCAGCTGATGCGGAATTTGATCTGCGCTTTATCAATGCGATGATTCCTCACCATGAAGGGGCTGTAACAATGGCGCAAGATGCCTTAAGTAAGTCTAAGCGCCCTGAAATCAAGCAATTAGCCCAAGAAATTATCAAGGCACAAAATATAGAGATTAAGCAAATGCAGCAGTGGCGAAAAAGCTGGTATAACAAGTGA